A window of Puntigrus tetrazona isolate hp1 chromosome 11, ASM1883169v1, whole genome shotgun sequence contains these coding sequences:
- the plvapb gene encoding plasmalemma vesicle associated protein b: MYNSSYSRATLGLETKPIHKAKKGKSCGYYMRIVFFFSSLIQSLIIASLVLFLVYGQPEKTAEEKRVEELELAFNKLSSDNAKLRKDKADLTGALKAKTGEKEAADKEIAKLKSDLNATNIKSSNLQKSLTLCETNKAKISSTRYTPLPCPPTNNNQNGEIKTLNTLLEQQKVLYGILKSNFSQTVEYLKADLDNAVKDKNEHHGQVIQLRQENMDFKSQLDVYTKKCKEDFADSLQGIQTVTSAFLTKIDNFFTNSVTFHLTCPKQEEQMERIRSNCSSLSRQVEDKFQSYLDNVGAKVSSIQKQSSRLEVQNTGLTSELDKCKTDREKEATESSKKLQDTQQKYDKQLEQLLKEQSRLRDAKDLLEARLSVNDATLISLRNGCTQQPKPAGVPIPGRGH, from the exons ATGTACAACAGCAGCTACTCCCGGGCCACTCTCGGACTGGAGACCAAACCCATCCACAAGGCGAAGAAGGGGAAGAGCTGCGGCTACTACATGAGGATCGTCTTCTTCTTCTCGTCTCTGATCCAGTCCCTCATCATCGCCAGTTTGGTGCTCTTCCTCGTGTACGGGCAGCCGGAGAAGACGGCCGAGGAGAAGAGGGTGGAAGAGCTGGAGCTGGCCTTCAACAAGCTCTCCTCGGACAACGCCAAGCTCAGGAAAGACAAAGCCGACCTCACCGGAGCCCTCAAGGCGAAGACCGGAGAGAAGGAGGCGGCGGATAAAGAGATCGCAAAGCTGAAAAGTGACCTGAACGCAACGAACATCAAGAGCAGTAACTTGCAGAAGTCCctt ACTCTTTGTGAGACCAACAAAGCGAAGATTTCAAGCACTCGATACACTCCGCTCCCATGTCCGCCAACCAACAACAATCAGAATG GTGAAATAAAAACTCTTAATACTCTTCTGGAACAGCAGAAAGTTCTATATGGAATCCTTAAGAGTAACTTCAGCCAAACGGTGGAGTACCTCAAAGCTGACTTGGACAACGCAGTGAAGGATAAAAATGAACACCACGGCCAGGTGATACAACTCAGACAAGAAAACATGGACTTCAAATCCCAGCTTGATGTGTACACCAAGAAATGCAAAGAAGACTTTGCAGACTCTCTCCAAGGCATCCAGACGGTCACGAGCGCCTTCCTGACCAAAATCGACAACTTCTTCACCAACTCGGTCACGTTTCACCTCACCTGCCCGAAACAGGAAGAACAGATGGAAAGGATTCGCTCCAACTGCTCCAGCCTCTCTCGACAGGTGGAGGACAAGTTCCAGAGCTACCTGGACAACGTGGGAGCAAAGGTCTCCAGCATTCAAAAGCAGAGCAGCCGGCTGGAAGTACAGAACACGGGACTGACCTCAGAGCTGGACAAGTGCAAGACGGACCGGGAGAAGGAGGCTACGGAGAGCAGCAAAAAGCTGCAGGACACCCAACAGAAGTATGACAAGCAGCTGGAGCAGCTTCTCAAGGAGCAAAGCAGGCTCAGGGACGCCAAAGACCTGCTAGAAGCCCGTCTTTCTGTGAATGACGCCACCCTTATATCCCTGCGAAACGGCTGCACACAACAG CCCAAACCTGCTGGCGTACCCATACCTGGTCGGGGCCATTAA